The Ornithorhynchus anatinus isolate Pmale09 chromosome X5, mOrnAna1.pri.v4, whole genome shotgun sequence nucleotide sequence cctcccccatTATCCTTTATGGTACAAAGCCCCCCCagaccctttcccccccccccacactcatACACACTGATCCAGCCAGGCAAGTTTAAGCAGGCCGGGCCTCTCCCAGTTTCACTGTTTGGTTTCCCAGTGGGGAGGAGTCACAGACACAGCTGGGAAtttccctccccctgactttcctccctcctccaggggCCTGGAGCCTCCACGGGTCCACCATCCGAGCCAGCAGCTCCAGCCGCAGAGATAGCGTAGGGTCCAAGACCCCTCCTCCATTGCAGGTACTcagccccttccaccctctggtcCGGGAGACAACTGAGCCTGGGATGGGGGGACAGGcgacaagggatgggggaggggaaaggaaggctacctgagctccaggtgggcagagagggatCGTGGATGGAACCTTCCTCCTCTCCGAGATTCCCTTCAAAGCCAGAGGATCaactctttcttttttaatggtatttgttttagacAAATAAATgggttttagagcaaattaaaccaaagtggtctttggaaggccaaatgactcgacttagattagcatattttggacacataatcaagaggactaatgctttgaagaaggcactaatgctagaaaaagtccagggaaaacgtggaagaggcaggctgacaggtagagggagagagaccataacaatgataaccgaagaaccattagaaaggttgtggattatggcagaggacaggatgttctggagaaagtacatccatggagtcgctatgaatcaaaaACTACTAGATggcttttagtaataataacttgtTTGgagcttaatacgtgccagacactggcaAAGATACAAGTGAAGCAaagctatttgttgagtgcttactatgtgccaggccctgtacaagtactggggtggatacagttgggttggacacagtccttgtcccgcatggagctcacagtcttaatccccattttgcaggtgagggaactgaggcccagagaagttaagtgacttgttcaaggtcaaatagcagacaagtggaggagttctaatcccacgtccttctgactcccagacaggtGTTCTATTCATTAGGCAATCCTGCTTCTCAGTTagtgagaagaaagagaggggctCCCCAATTTTCAACCTGGAGTATTCCCCAGGAGGTACCTGAGAGCTTCCAAGCCTTTATGAGGGGAAAAACCATGAGAAACAGTTAACTCTGTGAATAATCCACCTTTTGCCCTTCAtgcattcatgcaatagtatttattgagtgcttactgtgtgcagagcactgtactaagcgcttgggagaatacaacagtaaacagacacactctgcCAATTCAGTTAGCAGAGAAAGCACCGATGGAAGATCCAAACTGTGTTATCCGCAAGGCAAGCAGCCTCCAGAGTAGATTATCCTCACTGTCCAATGAAGAGGTCCATGATTTTATCAGATGGGAATCAGCCTTTCCTCTGGGctgggcttcaatcaatcagtcaatcaatcaatcatatttattgggcacttactatgtatagagcattatattaagtgcttgagagagtgaccttgagcaaatcactaaacttttctgtgcctcagttgcctcatgtgtaaaatggggattcagattgtgagccccacatgggacagggactgtgtccaacctgattggctcatacccccccccccccagcccttagtacagtatggAAACAGCACGGTCAGGtcagatggtccctgtcccataaagggctcataatctaagtaggagggaggacaggtattgaatctccattttcatatgaggtaattgaggcacagagaagttaagtgacttgcccaaagtcatacaggaggcatatggtggagctgggtttagaacccaggtcctctgagtcccgggtGTGgtctcattccactaagccacactgctctcccctCAGTCTAGGCAGCTACAAAGGATCATATGGATTTGACCGTTGTCCTTTCTTCTAAATTTTTGGTTCTGCAGATGCTTCCTAACGATTCAATTAATCACTTTGAGGGTTGGTATTTTCTTAAGAGGAACCAAAATTGCCATTCCTTTCCCAGAGCTCGGAAAAACCGGAGCCCTTGATACACAAATCCTTGTAGATGTTTCAGTCCTGGAAGGctgatctcctcttcctcccgctgAAGATACCCGGTTGTATTTTTTCAGGGACTGTCTTGCATCCACGCACACAATGCTGAGGCTGGTGGTGTTCCTACTGGCTGTGGGAGTGCGGTTCAGTGGTGAGTTAACTTTAGAGGGGATTTGTTTAACTactttggggagagggaaggagtagtcAAACTGGAAGTCTTCTTAAAGGAGATTGAGGTCAGATGGAGTAGGATAAGGTCAcgagtgggagaaaatgacagGGGAGGTGTGTGGTATAAACTGATAAATACGGCGGGTGCTTTGGGACGATGTGGTGAGTAAAGGAGGGAAATACAGGAACATGCATTGTATAATCCAGCAAATCTAGTAGATGTAgttaaatggtctttgttaaccacttcctatgtgcagcctctagactgtaagtttgttgtggacagggaatgtgtctgtttattattgtattgtactctcccaagtatttactacagagctcaacacacagtaagctctcaataaatatgattgactgactgccagacactgtactaagtgcttggaaagatacaaactaatcaggttggacccaatccccatttggcagccgagataactgaggcacagagaagtgaagtgatttactcaaagtcacacagaagacaactggtggagccagaattggaaccgggtcctctgactcccaggcccatgctctttccactcatagtaagcactcaataaatacaactgattgatttaggaaagtacaacaaaagccCAAAATACCATCTCTGCCAGCAAGGAGatgaacagaaaacaaaaaaaaaattttcaaaaaGTGGAATCAGCTTAAACAACTTAATGTACAATTAATGTTACATCTCTACAcaagtcctgagaagcagcaggggtggatagagcacagacctgggagtcagaaggtcgtgggttctaatcctgactctgccgcttgtctgctgtgtgaccttgggcaagtcacttaacttttctgtgcctcagttccctcatctctaaaatggggattgagactgtgagcccctcatgggacagggactgtgtccaacacaagttgcttgaatccaccctggcacttagtacagtgcctggcacatagtaagcgcttaacagatatcacaattattattattactaacaaatacaattattattacttttattattgctattattaagtgCATCATGAATGTGGAAAAGTCATCATATAAACTGGGAAATATGGCTGATGCCATCTATGTGCTTCGAATATGGTAGGATCCCAGGGTATGTGGTCATGACGGGGGTGTGGGTAAGGCTGGATGAAGTTCTGACTCTCTTTTGCAGCTTCCGTCCCCCCAGCAATGACCAGCCATGCCCCCCAGCCCTCCACGGCCCACCCCAATGCCACGGACACTTTGGCGAGGTTCGAGACCCTGCTAGGCTGCTTCCGGGACGTCTTCCAGGGTGAGGTGGCTGAGTGTGCGGTCCCTGGAGTGTGTCTATACCAAGCTATCCCCTCCTCacacttcctctttccccccatcgaCCCCTGCTAAGTGCATTCCTCAtcactgggggtggggcaggtattttaggtgtgtgtgtttggggggggttatagtccctccctctccccctccctctcagacccccCCACGATAACCCCCCGAGCAGAGTGGGGGGCCCAAGCCCCCCGTTGCACAGCGCCACTGAAGACCCCCACTCCTTACCTGCTCGTTCATCACATTGCTGGGACGGATTGTGGAGCACAGGGGAGCAGTTGGTGTCTGCGCCAGCTTCAAGACCACCATACCCTCACCAACGGCTGGTGTGACATCGCTTACAAGTGAGGGGACCCCCCtctttgcccctctccccctcacctcatcccccactcttcttcctcctactctcccccctcctcagctcctcctctggcctcccttcctcctcccttgtctcttccctctccttcctgtctccccattcATCCTCCacacttcttccttctgcttttccctctcctcagctcctcctgtttccatccttccccttttccccattcccattctcttccctctcctctccctcctccctcctactatagcccagcctgcacacctcattcctcaaatgttaaccttctcactgtacttccatctcatctatcttgccactgacctctcgcccatgtcctgcctctggcctggaaagccctccctcttcattttcgAAAGGCTgtcgttctccccaccttcaaaatcttattaaaggcatgtgtcctccaagaggtcttcccaactaggctctcatttcctctttttttctttttatggtacttgttaagcgtttactctgtgccagctactgtaccaagcactggagtagatacagcaaatcgggttggacacagtccctgtctcacttagggctcacactcttgatctccatttttcagatgaggtaactgagacacaaaaaatttaagtgactgcccaaggtcacacagcaaacaagctgcagagccggtattagaacccaggaccttcagacacccaagtctgtgctctacccaccatgccatgctgctgctattgtactctccggagggcttattacagtgctctgcatacagttagcgctcagtaaatatgattggttgattgtagactgtaagctccttgtggacagggaatgtcattgtttattgctgtattgtactttcccaagtgctcagtatagtgctctgcacaaagtactcaataaatatgattgaatgaatgaatgattgatccttctccccattttctctccccctttttttcctctccattctctttcctctcctcctccagctcctcttcccccctcctcccactcctcttttcatcatcccctcctccccactcctttcccttctcctccctcgattcctcctcctcattctccccctccccatagcGAAGCAGGGTGAGTTGGTTGAATTTCTCTCTGGAACTTTCAGCTTTCTGATCATGGAGTCGGGCGAGGTGTTTGAGGGGACGGGATGGACCGTCCAAGGCCACCACACCGCAGGGTACAATGAGGTGGCGCTTGGCTTCGCATTCTTCACCAACATGACAGGTAATATGAGGATTGCCACTATGTTCTCCATGCTGTGTTCCCCTGGGGCCTGGAACACCAGGAGAAATTGCCAGGGGAAACCACTCCACCCACCACAAGGCAGACCATACTCCTGTGACTGGAAATCCTGATAATTCAtttgaggagataataataataataataataataataatgtgtccgactccatttgcttatatccactccagtgcttagtagagtggcacaaagtgagtgcttaacaaataccatcattataataataataatagtacttgttaagcacttaccgatgtgccaagcaccgtactaagcgctggggtagatatgaggtaatcaggttgcattcagaccctctcccacatggggctcacagtcttaatatccattttacagatgaggtaactgaggcctggggaagttaaaataaataaaataaatgagggtacttgttcaacgcttactatgtgtcaagtactgtattaagtgctgggatagttgtaaggtaatcgggttggacacggtccctgtcccatctggggctcacagtcttaatccccattttacaaatgaggtaatagaggcccggggaagcaaagtgacttgcccgaggtcacatagcagacaagaggtggagctgggattagaacccaggtccttctgattaccaggcccgggctctatccactcagccattaAACCATGGAAAGGCTGGGTCTACACGTGAAATATCCAGAGACTCCCTACCTCCCCTTTCAAAATCCCAATTAGAAACCTCTAAGAGAGTCTCTGGTTCTCTTGTTTATGAGTAAAACAGCAAGGCCTGGTGCAAAGatcacgggcgtgggagtcagaagacatgggttctaattctggctctgccatatctATGCTGCgtaaccctaggcaagtcactcaacttctctgtgtctcagttacctcgcctggaaaaaggggattaagactgagctccatgtgggacagggaccgtgtccaacctgattaccttatatctaccccagtgcttagaacagtgcttgacatagagtaaatccttaataaataccacagttattattattattgttaggactcTCAGATAATGATGGGATTGTTTTCTGGTGAtttgaattatctggataatttgccGGTGCAGAACTATTACCTGACTGCCGGAAGGTATTTCACTATGTCCTGGAAAGTTTTAACCACAGTAACAGGTGGGTCTTTTATAACCTCCACAAtaaattctctttttcctcagtgAATGGAAAGGGAAAACCACCCCCAGCAACTTCAGTCatttgatggcatttactgagcacttcctatgtggagagcactgcactaagcccttgggagagtgcaatacaacagagttagcagacacattccctgcccacagtgagcttgcagtctagagagggagacagatatatcAGTTTTTACAGCTGAGTGATGTTTTCTGGAGGAAAGAAACATTTCAACCAGGTGGGGGAATGAAAAAAAAGACACTGTACTTTGGGGCTGACAACCCCCCTTCCTTACTAAACTGTTTGAAATAAatgtagcatgacctagtagagaagcagtgtggcctagtggaaagagcatgggcttaatcCCACTCTgttccctgtctgctgtgtgacctttgatgagtcactttgcttttctgtgcctcagttacatcatctgtaaaatgggaactaagactgtgagccccttagagggaatggactgtgtccaacctggtgatcttgtatttaccccagcgcttagtgcagtgcttggcatatagtaagcgcttaacaaataccattaaaaaatggctttattgaaatcattcattcagttgtatataatgaatgcttactgtgtgcaaagcactgtactaagcgcttgggatagtaaatttaacaataaacagacacattccttgcccacattgagcttacaatctagactggaagacagctattaatataaaggaataaaaacataaataaatgacagatatggacataagtgctgtggggctgggaagggggatgaataaaggaaaaaagagcgatgcaggagggagtgggagaagaggaaatgagggtttagtcaggaaaggcctgttggagTCATTCACCACTCCAATTCCGAGCAGGAGGCCTCCTTCCCTCTGGTTTTTCTCTTCTAGACCGAGCTCCTTCCCAAGCAGCTCTGGCGTCTGCCCAGCATCTGATCAGCTTCGCGGTCCAAAAGCGTCATCTTTCTCCCAACTACATTCAACCTTTTCTTTTCCGAGGAGAAGATTGTCTGCAGGCCCCTGGCTCGACCCCCTCAGGAGGTAACGAGCCGGGAGCCACTAGACTGGGGTGGGTTGCTATCGCAAGGGCCAGGGCTACGTGAGCAAATTATCCATGGGATTCAGACCGCCATCCCTGATTCATTCAGATGGGGGTTTGgggtcgatcagtcagtcactcatatttattgagcgtttactgtgtgtagagcacagtactaggtgtttgggagagtacaataaaataatataatgcACTGCCTGACCACAGtgacctgacagtctagaaggggacacaggcattaatataaataaacaaatgacagatatggacatacgttttgtggggctgggaggggggatgaataaagggagcaagttagggcaacctagaagggagtgggaaaagaggactttgtcggggaaggcctcttgaaggagctgggccttcaataaagttttgaagaggggagggtcattgtcagatatgaggagggagggcgttccaggccagaggcaggacatgagcgagaggtcaaaggagagatagacgagatcaagatacggtcagaaggttggcattagaggagcaaagtgtgcagcctgggttggagtaggagagtagggagagggTCTGTGAGAGGGATGAAGGGGTGTATCCTCAAAGGGAATCAGAGCTAAGCTTTGGGGTTGGGTTAGAGGGGTTTGAGGGCGATCGTGGGATTCGGGATCTCCCGATTGACTCCAGTCCTGATTTGATGGTCAGCTTCTCCCCGGAATGCCACTTCGATGTTCTCTGTCCAGAAACTTCACAGGGCGGTGGCAGGGTGGGGGCGGGACGAAGGGCTGGAGGTCTCTGGAGGATGAGTGCCAGGTATCTTCCATCCCCGTagactctgcctctctttccttaTGGGTACCATGCAACGAGAGCCCGATGATGAGGCAAGAgtgtcccccaaccccccaacccccctccccgtgGCTGGGGTTACATGTTCCTGCAGTCCAGAAAACCTGGATCCTTGGCAGGTGCAGGCCCAGCCCTTCTGAAtgcttccccctccacctcccctaacTCCAGTCCTAGGCTGCCCCACGATCATTCCCCGGGCAGACTGGGGCGCTAAGGGGTCCATGGCCAACTGCCGCAAGCTGGATCGTCCGGCCAAATACGTCATCATCATTCACACGGCCGGGCAGCCATGCACGGAGCTGGACAGTTGCAAGGAGCTGGTCCGCGGCATCCAGGACTTCCACGTGAATGGCAGGAAGTTCTGTGACGTGGGATACAAGTAAGagccggggggcagggagggcgggcTCCGGCGAGCGCCTAGGacggacaagcagtgtggcctagtggagagagtgctggtctgggagtcagaggaactggtttctaatcacagctctgccaattgttctagttcgttgtgggcagggaatgtgtctgttttattgttgtattgtgctctcccaagctctaagtatagtgctctgcacacagtaagagctcaataaatatgattgactctgccaattgcttgatgtgtgactttgggcacttctctgggcctcagtttcctcaaatgtaaaatggggattcaatacctgttctccctcctacttaagactgagagccccacccggaacagggactgtgcccaacctaattaacttgtacctaccccagtagtgAGAAAGttttctgacacatagtaagcacttaacaagtactttggTTCAGTTATTCAAtcgttgagcacttcctgtgtgcacatcattgtactaagccctttgggatagtacaatgtaacagaaaaaACTCACATtactgcccaccatgagtttacagactagagagggatacatacatgaatataaataaatagatatcctacccccattgtacagagaaggaaactgaggcctagagaggtgtggagacttgcccagggctacAGAGGGTACAACTGATGCAGCTGGGACTCGGTccttggtctcctgactctccattcctgggctctttccattcattcattcgttcagtcatatttattgaacacttactgtgtgcagagcactctactgagcacttgggag carries:
- the LOC114808147 gene encoding peptidoglycan recognition protein 3-like, with amino-acid sequence MLRLVVFLLAVGVRFSASVPPAMTSHAPQPSTAHPNATDTLARFETLLGCFRDVFQDPPTITPRAEWGAQAPRCTAPLKTPTPYLLVHHIAGTDCGAQGSSWCLRQLQDHHTLTNGWCDIAYNFLIMESGEVFEGTGWTVQGHHTAGYNEVALGFAFFTNMTDRAPSQAALASAQHLISFAVQKRHLSPNYIQPFLFRGEDCLQAPGSTPSGVLGCPTIIPRADWGAKGSMANCRKLDRPAKYVIIIHTAGQPCTELDSCKELVRGIQDFHVNGRKFCDVGYNFLVGEDGNVYEGVGWDTEGAHTYGYNDIALGVAFLGLFEDKPPNAAALMAAQRLIRCSVDRDYLDPNYLLVAHSDVINSISPGRATHDIIKTWPHFKG